The Metopolophium dirhodum isolate CAU chromosome 4, ASM1992520v1, whole genome shotgun sequence DNA window taataagatgtattggatattgttataatacctaactaataaaaGCACATAATACTGTatccacaaaaatattttatattttgttgcatGCTATCTCATATTTCGCATCAAActaaaaactgttttattataataaactggtAGGTGTTATAAACGaatattcgtataaaatatcaataggtATGCTCGTatgcataacattttaaacccatctgaaacaaaaagttttaatcAAAAACAAGACATTTCAtcttgtgtaaatataaatattaaatatattatgatatagtaattttatattattttaataaatacatttttaataaaaagtttaatttaaaccattgaatatagtatatattatgtgcctatATAGGTGTTGAGATCATTTAAGAAGACCACgtttatatgataaataatagtacACCTACCATGATtcaaatatacaaggttatcgCATATATACACCCTTTCTCAATCAaatttttgatgataaaaacgaaaatagtaGCGTAAATGGAGCCAGCTATTTTTCATGATAAGAACAATTGATATTTGTGATATTCCTTTACGCAAACATTTTGTATCTGATGATAACAATCCGAGTCTATAtgctataacctatatatttcaaccatggtacctattataaacctatatcatattttaatattaaaatattatagactccTATAAAAGATActtcttttatattttgtgattataaCCACACAAAacattagtataggtattaactACTAACcagacatataaaataaatatcgaaaataatattcattttatgtattaaaacgTAGATATTCATCGAATATTATTGAACCTAAACCTaccatatatacctacactaaaTGTTTACCATTACAACTGTCTACAGAGCTTACACTtgttcataaatatgttttgtctgataaataaataaaattcttaaatattgtaagtacctctttaaaaatttaacgtaCAATTGCAGTTTTATAGTTGTTGAATAAAAAGCattaaaattctaataactTATTGTTGTGAATGGCCATCGAGaataatatttagagaaataCGTTCGGCTGCCATAACGGAATCATTTATGCTTGATTGTATGAACAACTAAATATAAGCCTATTGTAtgtaaaagaataataaaaaataaatgaaaaagtacTGACTTGGTATTGCGCAGAGACTTGGCTGTTGGCCACTCGTGCCACATTGAAGCTTAGCTATAGAATTGGAATTCATTTTTTAACCGTATAgcattaaaaatgtacttagtCGTGAATATTAATAACACGTCATTATGTGattgaatattttgtgtttttttttcattaaaattggaTAGAAATGTTACATTGAACTAGATGGATCATAGGTGGTCTCAGGATTTTACTTCAGGTGCAGCACATTTAATTACACATTAAATACAGAATACACATACATTCCTATACCTATaccacactcacacacacacgcacatataatatattctattatattcatttcatatacaattttcctacttggaattttaattttgttttatttttataaacaactaatttattaaattgttatagttattagttaggtataacaattaaaatagatCCATAGTTGTTTTTTACAGAAGTTACAGCTTCAGCCCTACAATAGCGCATCTAGTAGTAGATAATGATTTCAATGTTGTAATTTCATGACCGAatgatgtaattattatattttattaaatagcatataataatatattgtcgtgTAGGACGTTtcctttgataaaatataaataaattgtatagtgtcaaaaaattaaatttacctacatattatattcattttcaaAGTGGATGCCCAATTTACCTtttcgcatattatataatctactAGGGCTAAATTAAAACAGCGAGCATAGTAATGGACGTATAggatattttgattttccaaTTTACAGTTAGCTTATACTCCTCTAATACTACCAAGCATGGTACTTGCACCATCAAAACAGACTGAGATAACAAATATACTTCATAATAACTCAGTTTTCAAATACATCAtataagattttcaaaattattttcttcaattttccatgtttttcgttaaatataaatcattacaaCCACGTAATGTATAGATGAATGTGGTGGTGATACTAATAATTCGTACATACAGAATGTGTACATCACGtcatgtaagtacctacattacaaTATCTCGTCGTTGTTTAGAGATTAAGACGTCCTAGGTATCTTctgtttaaacaaaaacattatgCATGCTGACATTCTGATAAGCTACAATAACTGCATAGTAtcctgttaaaaaaaataggtaataccCATTCAAATTACGGTtaagaagaaataaattatgatatgatattttCCGGTGTTTTCTGCGTACCTAATTTAGTTTTGATAACATAATAGTACAgtattacaacaattattattaccaatgaACCAGCTACCTATAGCAAATGGCTTGAAAAAAAGTTTGATATTActcgaaacaaaatatttttgtttatttatttatttaaatataatattttacgccCTGTGATGACTCGGTACAGcacatacaacataatattaataattattagcaatattatgtaggttataatacaattaattaattaataacaatacaatataaaatgtattattcgtgGTATTCATGATTTAGAACAagaattttatttgataaaatattataataatgtttaagatGATAAGATGATAACATAATGACAATGATAACCTACTACAATAATACGAATTATTGTAACGACGTGgtgtaaatgaaaataaaaatcgctCAAACACCGAACTCGTgtatttttatcgtttaatcataaaaaaaaaatactgctttaataataattataatatagtactgtATAGCATGGCGATAGGTACTGAGTTTTAAGCGATTAACTCAGCCAAGTCGTTCTAAGATTGTCGAGTACATCTTGTCGATGTTCGACAAATATTGTTGGACGTCGTTGCTGTTCATCGCGACTTGTTTTCCGTTGTTGGCGTACGTGTCGGACGTACCGTAGTTGACCGGCCCGTTGTTGACGGTGCCCACGCTTATGATACCGTTGTCCGCATTGCTCCCGGAGATCTCGCCCTTGTTGATGGTACCGTTGTTGACGTTGTACTGCACCATGTTGCCGTTGTTGAGCGTACCGTCCTCCACGTAACCTTTCCGCACGGCCCCGTTGTTCGACGAACCCGCGCTCACGATGTCGTGATCGCAGTCGGATTTGCCGGCCTGGCCGTTTTCGACTCCGTTTTTCAGGCTCACGTTGTTGTTTTCCACATGGTCCGAGTGGCCGTGGTCGTGTATATTGGAATTCGTGTCGGCCGAGCGGTGGGCCGAGACATTTTTCTTGTCGTCGTCGTTGGTCCGGCCGCGGGTTAGCTTGGGCCACGGCCGTCGAGCTTTTTGTCCTCGGGAACCGTTATCGTTACCGACACCGCCGTGCGGTGATGGTCCGTCGGTGATCATGAGCTGTTGATCGTCGGTGGTCGTATCGGGTTCATAGTGCTGGTCGGACGTTCCGATGCCCCGTGTGTGGTTTTTTCTGACTCGTTTTTGGCTAACGTCGTTTATGGGAACAGGCAGACCATCATTATCAGTACCGGTAGTGATGGTGGTACGTTCTGTGGGTAGGCGGTCATCTACAGACCGTTTTTTGGTATATCCGTCACCGTCAGCGGTTTCGGTTTCAGGGGCAATAACGATTACTAGACTTGAGTCTGAGCCGTTACCCTGAGTTCCGGGTTCAGGTGATTCTTCGACAGTGATAATGTCGGAAGGTTCTTTGTTGATTGTGGCACTGTTGACGGTGCCGTTGTTGATGTTGTAGTTCTCAATCGTATTGTAGTTTACGGTACTGTTGTTGTTAACGGTCGCGGGGATAGTATTACCGTCACTATTATTCGGGTGGCTTTGCACTGTCTCTGGCGTGAGGTCGATCTGACACAGTTCCTTGTTGTCCTCCACTATTGTGGTCACCGACTCGTACACTTTGGACTGATCGTCGGACTGTTGGACCGCCTCGTACTGGTAAACGTCCTCGTGATACTCGGTCGTGTACTGGGTGAGCACCTGGGTGATCTTGGTGATGACCATGCGCACGGACATTTTGCCGTCGCCAAGCTGTTCTTTGACCTGTTTAAGCACCAAAAGCTGGTCGACGGCCACGCACTTGAGTCCGTCGTGACACGCTTGCTTGAGCCGTGCCAGTTCTTCGTCTGTCAGGTCGTCCGGCGATTTTCCGGCGACCTCGTCGTCCAATCCCTGTGACGTGTTTATCGTCAACGACCGTTTCTTGATCTCCTCCCAAATCTTCGAACTCTGGATCGCCATCACATATTTCAGGTTGGACGATCGGTCGCCGACGGCCATCACCTGCGCCGTTTCATCTGATTGCATTATGGTTTTGTGTTCTTTTGCGTAAGTCATCTGTCTCAATGTCGGACCAGACGGACCGCCAAGCACCGCGGACAAGGTCAACGCCGACGCCAACACAAACGGGAAAAACATTTTCACTGTTGGCGCAACGCGATtagagaaaatatattataatatgttattacggTGTGGGTTTCCTGCTAGCAGGAAGGtaagaaatgtattaaaattat harbors:
- the LOC132943726 gene encoding putative uncharacterized protein DDB_G0286901, which gives rise to MFFPFVLASALTLSAVLGGPSGPTLRQMTYAKEHKTIMQSDETAQVMAVGDRSSNLKYVMAIQSSKIWEEIKKRSLTINTSQGLDDEVAGKSPDDLTDEELARLKQACHDGLKCVAVDQLLVLKQVKEQLGDGKMSVRMVITKITQVLTQYTTEYHEDVYQYEAVQQSDDQSKVYESVTTIVEDNKELCQIDLTPETVQSHPNNSDGNTIPATVNNNSTVNYNTIENYNINNGTVNSATINKEPSDIITVEESPEPGTQGNGSDSSLVIVIAPETETADGDGYTKKRSVDDRLPTERTTITTGTDNDGLPVPINDVSQKRVRKNHTRGIGTSDQHYEPDTTTDDQQLMITDGPSPHGGVGNDNGSRGQKARRPWPKLTRGRTNDDDKKNVSAHRSADTNSNIHDHGHSDHVENNNVSLKNGVENGQAGKSDCDHDIVSAGSSNNGAVRKGYVEDGTLNNGNMVQYNVNNGTINKGEISGSNADNGIISVGTVNNGPVNYGTSDTYANNGKQVAMNSNDVQQYLSNIDKMYSTILERLG